The Lonchura striata isolate bLonStr1 chromosome Z, bLonStr1.mat, whole genome shotgun sequence genome window below encodes:
- the XPA gene encoding DNA repair protein complementing XP-A cells, with protein sequence MAGAAPGHQQDHEQEVSAAAGERPHLSAAALAKIERNRQRALALRQARLAARPYPAAGGGARARALPKVVDTGGGFFLEEEESEQKEERGAGENIVHPPAPVLEFDYLICGDCGKEFMDSYLMQHFDWATCDNCRDVEDKHKLITRTEAKDEYLLKDCDLDKREPVLRFIVKKNPHNSRWGEMKLYLKVQVIKRSLEVWGSEEALQEAKELRRDSREKMKQKKFDKKVKELRRAVRSSLWKKEASIHEHEYGPEENIVEDMYKKTCTVCGLELTYEKM encoded by the exons atggcgggcgcggccccgggcCACCAGCAAGACCACGAGCAGGAGGTTTCGGCCGCGGCGGGCGAGCGGCCGCACCTCtcggcggcggcgctggcgaAGATCGAGCGGAACCGGCAGCGGGCGCTGGCACTGCGGCAGGCGCGGCTGGCGGCCCGGCCCTACCCTGCCGCAG GCGGCGGCGCGCGGGCGCGGGCCCTCCCCAAGGTCGTGGACACGGGAGGGGGATTCttcctggaggaggaggagagcgaGCAGAAGGAAGAGCGCGGCGCCGGCGAGAATATCGTGCACCCACCCG CACCCGTACTAGAATTTGACTATCTTATCTGTGGAGACTGTGGCAAAGAATTCATGGACTCCTACCTTATGCAGCACTTTGATTGGGCAACATGTGATAATTGCAG AGATGTTGAAGATAAACATAAGCTTATTACAAGGACAGAAGCAAAAGACGAGTACTTGCTTAAAGACTGTGACTTAGACAAGAGGGAACCAGTGCTCAGATTCATTGTGAAGAAAAACCCTCATAATTCACGATGGGGTGAAATGAAACTTTATTTAAAAGTACAG GTAATCAAGCGTTCACTTGAAGTCTGGGGTAGCGAAGAAGCATTGCAAGAAGCAAAGGAGCTGCGCCGTGATAGCAGAGAGAAGATGAAACAGAAGAAGTTTGACAAGAAGGTTAAAG AACTCCGCCGTGCTGTGAGAAGTAGTTTGTGGAAGAAAGAAGCCAGTATCCATGAACATGAATATGGACCAGAAGAAAATATTGTtgaagatatgtataaaaagaCATGCACTGTTTGTGGCCTTGAATTAACTTACGAGAAGATGTAG